The Bactrocera dorsalis isolate Fly_Bdor chromosome 2, ASM2337382v1, whole genome shotgun sequence region ggcgtgcgttttgtgctgcacagaggcgggtgcgaatcttggctgcaacaatatagtggtcccagtcgatgttaggacctcggagcgcacgcacatctaaaacactggagacgtgtcttccgtctatcacaacatgatcgatctggttggtagtttttcgatccggagacagccaggtagcttgatggattttcttatgctggaatctagtactacagataaccatatttcgggccccggcgaagtcgatcagcctcaacccatttggggatgtttcctcgtggaggctgaatttaccgaccgtagtgccaaagataccttctttgcccaccctggcgttgaagtcgccaagcacgattttgacatcgtggcgggggcatctctcataagtgcgctccaagcactcataaaaggcatctttggtcacatcgtccttctcttccgtcgaggcgtgggcgcaaatcagcgatatgttgaagaacctcgctttgatgcggattgtggctagacgttcattcaccggagtgaatgatagtactcggcgacggagtctctctcccaccacgaatccaacaccaaacttgcgctcctttatataggcactgtagtagatgtcacaaggacctactcgtctctgtccttgtcccgtccatcgcatttcttggacggcggtgatgtcagcctttattttcacgaggacatcaaccagctgggcagcggcaccttcccaattaagggaccggacattccaggtgcatgcccttagttcgtagtccttatttcgtttgccatggtcgtcatcaaaaggggggtctctcatccgaggcttatagttgattttcattggaggtgtttttttacgtggcgggtcccaaacccagcgcacaattatgcagtcatattgaaacaaaatttgagttttggatataaagtagttacagtgtgcgacaaaactaaagcacggaaTCTACCTTGTCGGTTTTTAAccgaataaaatcataaaataggcATTACATGATGTTTTATTGATTTGTATTATTAGTTCATGTATTCTTCtttgaaaattagtaaaaattaaacaaattaacttattgaaatattatataaaattaaatatctgaAGAACTTCAAAAATctggtgcgacaaaactaaagcacatagccaataattcatattaattgcacattaattgtttgtttaacGGTTTTTAATgatcaaaaaatgttgaatatgtGTAGTTATTAgctaaatagaaatatattagTGCATATTCAGTTTCAGTTCGTTATTCAAAATGATTGGTTGtatattaaagtaaaagatATATCAATGGCTCGAAATAACTATTCTGttcattttagtaaaaaattttttaaggattttaagAAAAGAGAATCGGTTTTGACTATTGCAAAAGAGTTTGGAATAAATCATTCTATTGTTTCCCGAACATTTAGCCGATTTCGCAAATAAAGCTCTTTGGTTACAGCGCATAGAGGTAGACGGCCACGGAAAGCAACCAAACGAGAGGATAAGGAAGTCATtcgggcaataaaaaattaccctttTATATCGGCAATATCTATTGTAAGACAATTACGGTTAAATATATTACAGAGCTCCATACAACGTCGAGCTGTCCATGGGGGGTTTTCATGCTACCTGTAGTAAGTTAGTGCAAAAAAGCCGtagtatttatttaaagaacagACTGGCGCGATTGGAATATGTGAGGATGCACATAGATTGAACGATAACCAAATGGTAAACTGTACTTTTTTCTGGCGAACTGAAGTTTAATATCAAAGATTGAGATGGGCTGAAGCTGGTAGGCAGACCGAAGGGACTACGCCTACATCAGCGCTATAAAACAAGCGCGGTGAAACATGGTGGAGACAATGTACTAGTGTGGGGTTGTTTTCCAGAGAATGGAATTGGGCCAATTCATTATATAAACAGTACATTGGGCAAATGcaagcataaaaataattttcagaatATTATGCTGCCGCATGTTGCAGAAGAAATGGTTTTAAAATGGAGTTATCAACATGACAACGACCAGAAACATACTGCTATTTGTGTAAAACAGTGGTTTGTTGATAACAGACGtgagaattgtaaaaataaggccgttttatacatacaagtaaagGTAGCATGGAAAAGCATTTCCTGCgacacataaaataaattaattgagcCCATGCCTCGCCGATGTCCAcctgtattgaaaaataagggATACGCAACCAAATATTGAAAGACATACATTTTTCAATCATAAAACCCTttcgtgctttagttttgtcgcacactgtatatattttggttattatgcactcaatctcatattttaaatataataatatatatattgtcacctaaaatacaaagcaatgcatcatcaaaaataaatggaaatcgctgacagatataaaaccaaaatttaccattttataacgaaaacttaaattttgagtgcatgataaccataaattataaccactttataacaaaaagtcaatatatatttttttcaacacagaaaggggtactacgcgaaagtacttcagtcaccccggatattcgctcggccagggttatttttttagagcgcggccgaaggccgccaacgcagaaaggagtactatgcgaaagtacttcagtcacccggGTATTCGcgcggccagggttatttttctagagcgcggccgaaggccgccaacgcagaaaggagtactaggcaaaagtacttcagtcaccacgggtattcgctcgaccagggttatatttttaaagcgcggccgaaggccgccaacgcagaaaggagtactatgcgaaagtacttcagtcaccccgggtattcgctcgggtCATTTTtatcagggttatttttttagagcgcggccgaaggctgcgaacgcagaaaggagtactatgcgAAAGGACTTCAGTCActccgggtattcgctcggccagggttatttttttagagcgcggccgaaggctgcgaacgcagaaaggagtactacgcgaaagttcTTCAGCCACCCCGGGTATTCGttcgtaatattataatattatcacaggattttacttatctgtgtttattaaatataaatcacatattattcatatattcatatatgcatgtatcactacatattataaaacaaagtcactttttctgtccttatgtccccttaaatgtttaaatcttgaaaactaagcaactgattttgatgcggttttttttaatagatagattGGTTAAAGGGGAAGGTTTATGTCATTATaatgtgaagaaatatataaaggaggcgtggcactcggacaaaatgtggtaaaaaaccgtacattttttgtttacacagccatacatcATAAAAGAATCCAccgattaaaatgaaacttacttgaagttaatctttgaaatatttgctttcgttctgcatcaaaaaaaatagttgattcatttcttatttaaccaaaattgtttaaacaagagcacgattttttccaaaaaaaaaaactgtttgtgtgtttgttcgctGTCAACCGAATGAAACATTAGAAGTTATGTGGGAATCTCACCCCACCTCATTCGTGTTGAATTAGACCGTATGgagaagatgtattgattcccCGAATCCCTATGATACCATCGGATTTACCATTCCAATTTAaacgtttacaatttccggtaaaGACATCTTTTGTAATGACCATTAATAAATCGCAGGGTCAAACTTTCAACGTTGCAGGCTTAGATTTGAGTTGACTTGACTGTCTTTCACATGGCCCACTGTATGTCGCTCTTTCAAGAGTAACCTCAAgagaaaacatgtttgtattgtCTAATGACAAGAAAGCTGTGAACGTTGTATATAAAGACATTCTGTAAtatattaattgttgttgtaaaaataaaataaatatgttaaaatgcaaaaaaatgtaggGTATGAATTTAGATATTCCAAAGATAGCAAGGAAATCTTCATGGTATAAAGAAAGGGGGTTTTACTCCAAATGTAACGCGTGCGGGCCACGGGCAGTaatgaataaatcaaaactacaggatcgattttaatcattttttcagtgagtgacatagaccttatattttatttccgtgcGAAGCCGGGCGGGTTGCTAGTAATAGTATAtgcaaaagtgttcacatattcaattttagcttgaaaaatcttctttatagttttttttataattaataaagaaatagaatcactcgaaagtacaaacaaagaaaacgctgtgaaaccCTGAAAAATCCTTCATTTtcggtttttaaggtgtggcaatgctggttttccTTGTAAATATAAGCgctctaaacttttcagccattAATTTgacaagtgatttttaaattactaaatttagttgaaaaattgcaaaataaatgtgaGTTTATTTCAATGCTTACagtgtatatttgaatatacatagtaaaaaacgtgaaaaaaattagtgaaacatGAAGAAATAACATATGTTcctagtgcaaatttttgaatttttaaacttgaatatttcaaaaaatattagttaattttatgttattcttggatattcctcctctggagaagctcccctatccgtacataccccatttatacggaaattaggttttttacccctccgccaaagtaatcggaatcgtgccgaactttattttaaaacctattttataaaaatcggttcacaaatttttccacaaattcactttaaaaaatgctattttttgcaaatttctaaatatatgctagtgtattttcatctgttgtgcattgtacgaaaccaattatggatacattttcactCACATAaattacttatgaattataaaaaccactagtaatgtttttaattactttggattgttaatttctttgtaaatctttacataaaatacacctttttctgcattgagttcaataatgagaaaaaccaaaatgactgcctaatttgaactgtcaaattaccgagaaagcacgaacaaaagggaataaattaaacccacttagcaataaatgtatgaagtgaatgcgaaaaggtgttcaatgctaaaatactgtggatggcgtagccggtgttggatcgaccagggttatttttttagagcgcggccgaaggccggcaacgcagaaaggagtactacacgaaagtacatcggtcaccccgggtattcgctcgaccagggttatcgggatcgagtttaccatccctactggcagccatcggggcacatataaaacctccgcacaataaccaccacaaaaaaaaatgattttttttccatgtaatttatatgggaaacagaaaatttgaaataggcaccttttaatattaatattaagagctcatattttgagtgacttttttttacacattttcgaaagttttgagcctgtttttcagttgaaaaagaAGGTTGCCTCTaaatggcacactctaatgtatatactaaatttaCCATATAATATGTTAGATGCCAGTAGAAATTTCGATAGGGGTTGTTTCCCTCCTCTACCGTCCCagttacacaaaaacaaaaattcgtcAGTGTATATATGTCTCAGCACATCATGTAAATTATCTGAATTTccctttgtttttaaaataaattgtttctgtaaattgaaaatatttagcaaaagtttaaataatatttattgaaaaaaaatgtatacattacTAACCGTTGCAGTAGCAAATTCCTCGCATTTCAGTTTCTCGTCCATTTCCAATGCTGCAGCTATCGTTGTTATTGGTAGCGTGGAGGCAACTTCGGTTTGCATACTATCTATTTCTTCACCAGTCAGTCGGCATACTGAATGGTGAATTTCTAATTAAAACCTTACATTCGCGCACAGTTTTTTGTTGGGCCATTTCTTCGCTTTTATGAATTgtcttttatgtatgtatgcagttagaggatacaataacaaaacaatacGTTCTCTATATTGATGAATACTTATAGAACAATATAAACTTACATTTTCTTTCATATAGCTGTCCATCTTTTTCTCCATATTGAATACTCTTGTCGTCAATACTTCTAATTGTGcagaaatagtttttaacatattaaaaacttctgaaaaaagttataaacatATTAGAGAACAATACATTTTAGAAAAGTATTGGATTACCATTTCCATCCACAGccaaattgttttcatttcattttgccTCTGAGTTGTAGCAACCAGAAACATCAAATTTTTTGCGCTTCAATGTCAGTTGTTCTACATTAACAAATGTGTACAAATAAAGTGAAAACTAAAACGACaaatttacatgtacatacattttacaGGAGCTGAAGACGTTGTTGGGAATTCTTCAAAATCAATTGCATCAAAGAGCGCTGGTGAATCCATCtgttcgtaaaataaaaaatggcagtatcaaaattcttttaaaaaattcatatcatgaaataaaatacattcgGAAAATACCACAATTACTTTAAATAGTactaatttcaaaattcatgaAATAGATGATGTAAAATTGGTATAAGAAGAAACTTGCCCTCATGtggaatagaaaaatatttataaactataTCATCTTTTTCGATTTTAAACAATTGTGGATCTAATTTATTTGCCAACAAAATACCTAAACCAATTGACGATTCCAATGGTTCTTGAAAGTAGCTTTCAACACCCAAGAAACAATGCGCCGATACTATAGCACTACCAGACTCGTCTGTCATGCCCATTACTTTTATGGGGCCtaatttttgactaaaacaATAAgagtctttttcttttttataatctatattaaatgaattaattttagaaattttattgcaacTAAAATCTGCACTATTTCTTTCTTCAAGCCTTAAATGTAATTGCTGCAGGATTTTATTGGgcttatttataagttttttttttaaaattgcatGTGATTTTCAAACTTATAAGCGGAAAAGTTATCTAGAGGCCCATATAGCTTAGTACATTCAGTTAAATGGAGTAAACCATGTATGTTGTAACTAACTAAATATTGATTTCATCTAAACTTCTACATATTCGGCCGAACTCTGAAGGAAATAAATTGGagagaaatgttattttttcgttaattttgctTACGTTTATATTGCGTTTTTTCATCAACAATTGAAGCAACTTTTTACATACACCAAGGTCTACAAGGTGCATCGGGTCTAAAGGAAATtgggaaaccattttgaaatttcCTGACTCTAAAATGCTTTCTCTAAATTTAAAAGGAGTGATGTGATGTGATCTgtcatttctatttttaaaagacAGGTcagtctttaatttttttatttgttttgaaaaacaaactcCGTTCTTTGTAGTCACCAATTTGATCACATTTAAAACAGCTACTTTTTCCAGTGTGCGATTGCACACCTGTAACAAAAGCTCTAGCAGGAGCATCGCAGCAAAATAAAcgaatatcaaattttttctttataggATAAACACTTACTTGAAggccattttttttaaataatttacctcTTCgcaaaattctttcaaaaaatcattgatGTTTCAAGGTTTTTCTGTTCCAGAAAAGCACGCAATTGTAAACGGCAATACGTTTGGAAAATCAACTATGGACGCTAAAATAGGCCACAATAccttatttgaatttttgaataatttaaggCCATCTATTCCCCCATGAAGCAAAATGGTATTCGTATTTTCCAgttgaagaaataaattattcttaaaataattttgaatttcctTTTTCGCAGCGTTTGTAACAGATCTCTCAATGTATTGTGGGATACCCTATTTCTTAAAGCCCATGCTTTTAATTCTAagctaaatatattattttctatcatttttaaatttacactaTCACTATCACTAATATCGCTATCGCTGTTTAGCAAAAAATCAAGGGAGCTTTCTAAACTGCACCCCTCCACAATAGAATCAAATTCAGAATTTATATCTTTTTCAGAAAAGTTCATAAACTGAGACGCACTAAGATTAAAAGCCTTTTTTTCTCGGCTCATATAAGTactgaatgtatttttttaattttaattgttatgtTTGCTACTTACCCTTTTCTCACACACGTTTGTAGTAACcacttaaaaattctttaatcaaatattatatacatattgttgcgaatttacttcttgctagttttactttactgggttcgtatctctggattgacaaatgaaaccaaaagccgtttaattcaattcaacaactctttattttacaactcgtctacactataacagtttactcttagcactggttgattacgttggcgctgccacggcttatatagccacgcacttctcgctgatgccgacgtgtccttctagaatattgcgtctggaaattaccagaacataatgctatacggcgccagacgcaagcagacagccgcggcgccagactcagcaattgtttaaatagacaagcagacagtgcggcgccagatgtctattgtttcgacaagcaagcagccgcggcgccagatgtctacaacaagacaaatgctattccatatacctacagctattgttcataattagggatgcatatagcaatacaaatacaacttaatactacttttgtaacaatatattataacaaacaaatttatttaattccagAAAATGAAAACTTCTTATCGCGACGTGTTCATAAAAGAAATCGCTTTTCTTTGAATTCAATTAGTCGCAACGAACAAGCAAACGTCAAATTCACGGTATCATGCCGTACGCTTTCACATCCATTGTTTTTAATAAGCAATGACAGCTAAAAAAATCAGtttgtcttcttttgttttatttttcttaacatcTGTTGAGTGAAGAGCGTGTAATATAAAACAAGCAAAAGACACAATTGATTGATCTCTTACTCACTTGACAGAATTGTGAGGGTGTGTTAGTGACatgtaaaaattgtgtaaatgtgTTGGAGTTTCGGTCACGCAGGTTTTGCTGGGTAGTTGCCATGTGGggctttatattttaataataaagataGTGCACGGTTTTAACCTGCTAAATTATATATGACATATGTACTTGCGTAAgactattgtttttgtttttgttgaagtagttcgatttctagtaattattcctttcactttttataaacttcactacattgtttctccattattttttttcagtaatttagatatttgcttaaaatgtgTTGCCTTAATTACAcgtttatcaaacgaataaaaatgaataaaaaaactcaaacgcaggaAACAATtaccatctgaaataaattcTCCATTGTAATAAAAGAAGTTTTAATgcttataagtatgtttaattgtatctaataatttaacaaaaagatcataatgattatttgcaatatttttcggGTTgagtttagtatcgcgccggttaattttggctcactgtaactaaacgagagaaccaaatggaaaattttaaacacgcatgtatgcttaaattatcgaactttattttaaaacatattttataaaaatcggttcacaaatttttccacaaattcactttaaaaaatgctattttctgcaaatttctaaatatacatAGGCTTGTGTATTTTCATCTGTCGTGCATTGTACCAAACCAATTATGGATAAATTTttgcgcacatatgtatattactaatgaattataaaaacaactagcaatgtttttaattacttttgattgcaCAGTTCAAAGTGGGCAACCACCGTGTAAACACGTCCCGTGACCTTCACGCGTTCTTTTCCTCTTTGCGATCGACTACGATAGTCTAGCTGATTCAGTTACCGCAGTAGTTGTTAGTTGTAGTTGTTAGTTTATTAgtgtaaacataaaaaaaaaaaactcagtgtaaacataaaaaaaaaactcagtgccGTAGTTATCATTCGACACCATGAACAGGGCTGACCCCCCCGAAAGCAATAGGTTTCGGTTACTCGATCCCGATTTGCAACGTCCCGACAAACGACCAAAATTCAGTGACTTTGTACCACTTCCTGTGCCAAAACAAAATGACGACCATATCCCTCGGTTCTTAGTGGCAAGTGCCATCGGTACAATTGCAGATGACAAAATCCGTCCATTATCATCATATAATGTCTTTCAAATCGAAAGAGGTTTAAAACACATTTGCGGCGATAACACCGTTGTAACGGAACTAAGATCCGGTGACCTCCTCCCAAAAGTCGAAAATGCGAAATCGGCCGAAAAGTATATTAAAGCAACTCACATAGGCATTATACCTGTAAAAATTACCTCTCACAAAGGTCTTAACACCACGCAAGGCAGAATATTTTCCAGAAACCTAATCAATCTCTCCGAAGAAGACTTAGTAGAAGGGCTAGGAAACCAAAAAGTGATCGAAGTCAAAAAAATCATGCGAAAAGAGGGTACTAATCTCTACCGGTGCTGCAATTGTGACATTCGACCTAATCCGTAGACCAGAAATCCTTAAATTAGGATGGGAAAGGGTTCGTGTGCAAGAATTTATCCCAAATCCGATGCGGTGCAAAACCTGCCAAAGACTCGGTCATACCAAAAATAGATGTCGAAATATTGAGCTATGTAGCCAGTGTGCAACCTCTCCGCCACATAATCCATGCCCAAGAACATTCTGCATAAACTGCCAAATTGAAACCCATCCATCCAATGACCCTGGCTGTCCCACTTTCCTTAAACACAAgtcagtaaataaaataaaaatagagcgCCGATGCACAATTAGAGAAGCTTGAAAAATCTTCAACAGCGACCCCAACACACATCAAATGCAAccccctcaaaaaaaaaaaacaagggcACCATCCTTCGcacaaattgtaaaaaacacCAGCAGTATAATGACCGAACCAACAACTGTAAACACAACACACGACTTGCAAACAACTCCAGCAAACAAACCCCAGGTAGAAACTCCAAACAATAACCCACAAGCAAATAACGGAGCATCCAAGAAAACATGTCATACTAAATCAATCACACAAACAACTTCAACCATATCCAAACCTCAGCAGAAAAACAGCACAACAACATCCCCAGTAAGACAACAATCAGCAACTAACGTCAGCACACCAGAAATAGCGACTACAAGTAGAAATGCAGAAAAATATTACAGCCCACCCACCCCTACATACCCCAGCCCAATTATCAGTGATACCGAGAAGTCACCTTTCAGCCAATTACACGCAAAATTCCCCGATCTTAACGTCCTCATAAcaccaaatacatataaaacaacATTACCGTCACACAAGTCAACCAACATAGATaagtcataaatataaatatccttATACTAACCCTTTAattcatatacaaacacacataataTATAACAAATGTTACCATTATTACAGTGGAACATAAACGGGTATGACAATAACTACATTGAACTTGAAATCCTAATAAAGATGTATAAACCCTCCATTATACTTCTAAACGAAACTCACCTTGCCCACAATTCCTCTGCCCCCACCCCCAAATCCTACGTAGGGCACTTCCACAACCTACCTCACATAATCTCAAAGAAACAAGGAATCGCCATTCTGGTTAAGAGAAACCTTCCCCACCACCCCCTTCCTACCCAAACCAATATATCCTCACTATCCATAGAACTTCAAACCCCCCTCAGGATCACAATAACTTGCGCTTACTCCCCGCCAAGTCAATCAATAACAACAGCTGACTTTTACAATCTTTTCCCCTCCCCTCCCCAACCCTTCATCCTTgcaggcgactttaacgcttgGAGTCCGCTCTGGGGATCTGCCTCCTATAATCAGAGAGGACATTCTATAGAAAATGCCATCCTCACCTCCAACTGCATCGTACTAAACGACTGCTCCCCCACCCACTTCTCAACCCACTCAACATTTACTCATATTGACCTTACGCTTTCCTCTCCCTCCCTTTCCAACAACTCATCATAGCACCTTATAGATGACCTTCACGGCAGCGATCACTTCCCGATCCTCATCAAAATTCTCACATCCCGACCCACCACTCCCTTCTCTCCCAGGATCAAATTTAAAACAGATAGAGCGGATTGGAACAAATTTGAAAGCGCATGCGACTTCTATTCCAAATCCTTCCCAACATCAACCAAGAAACTTCCAATATTCATAAAGCAATCCGCTGTGCATCCAACGTTTCCTTCCCTCTGTCCTCAACCAAACCAGTAAAGCCAGCCCCCCTATGGTGGAACAACGAAATTGCGTCCCTTAGGCAAGCCAAACAACAAGCGTGGCACAACTTCAAACGCAACCGGTCCACCACAACTCTCATTCAATTCAAAAAGCTGAACGCGCAATTTCGCCGGAAAATCAAAGATGCTAAGCTCGactgttttcaaaaattcactAGCAGCATCAGTGCGTCATCCGATCCTAAAAAAATCTGGGCTGACATAAAAACACTCACCGGTTTACCCTCTAATTCCCAAATCTACTCCCTTAACACCTCTCATGGCAATCTTCTATATCCCCAGTATATAGCTCAAGAATTCGCCAGTCACTTCTCTAACGCCTCTTCAGACCAAACCTTCCCACCCGAATATATCGCCTCTAAACGCTTCCAAATCCTCCAACATCGTATCACACCAACCACTCTCTCTCCTTCAGCCAAACTTTTAGAAGCCGACATATCTCTTTACGAACTCCAACTCGCCCTCTCCGCAGTAAAAGGCCAGACACCCGGCATCGACAAAATATCCTATCCCATAATTAAGCATCTCCCCAGACTACTCCTTCACCGTCTCATTAAGCATTACAACAATATCCTCAACACAGGCCTCTACCCTCACGCGTGGAAAACCAGCGCAATAATACCCCTCTTAAAACCTGGCAAATCCCCTTGCGAAGTTAACAGCTATCGACCAATTTCCCTTCTTCCCTGCCTAGGTAAACTAACGGAGAAGATAATTGCTACCAGACTAACCTGGTACGCCCACTCAAACCAACTTATCCACCACAACCAAGTAGCCTTCAAGAAGGGACAAGCCACCACAGATGCCCTACTACACGTTGATCATTTTATTTCAAACGCGCTCTCCAGCAAAAACCATGTTTCCCTCCTTTCCCTCGACTTTCAAAAAGCGTTTGATCGGATTGAAACCCCGGTAGTACTAAGACAACTCGACAAATGGAAGATCGGCCCCAAAatgtacaattttataaaatcatttctCTCAAACCGAAAATTAAGTGTACTTATATCCAACACCCGCTCTTCCATCTTTCCACTCGATAATGGCACCCCTCAGGGCCCCCCTTATCAGTCATCTTGTTCATTATAGCCTTCAATGAAATTAGCGACATCGTTAACAAGTTCCCAAACATCGAACATATACGCAGACGacgttttgttgttttccaaATCTAATGATCAAACAGAAGTCATGAGGACCTTTTCCAAAATCCTACGCCTATTATCCACATGGTCCCTCTCCTCAGGCCCCTCAATTTGTCCCATTAAAACCAAAATGCTCCATATATGCAAAAAACGATCCTGCAATTCTCCTTCATTTACCTTCAATCgtgtaaatattgtatgtacagaTAATCTTAAGTTTCTCGGTATTGTATTCGATcccaaatatttctttcaaaagcACTGTAATTACGTTAAGAAAAGACTCTATGTAAAGTTAAACATTATTAAGTACTTATCAAGCAAACGCTCGCTAATTAATTCGGCTCTGTTGATTAACGTGACAAACGCCCTCATCTTATCAACCATCAACTACGGCATAGAA contains the following coding sequences:
- the LOC125776645 gene encoding RNA-directed DNA polymerase from mobile element jockey isoform X1, whose amino-acid sequence is MRLLFQILPNINQETSNIHKAIRCASNVSFPLSSTKPVKPAPLWWNNEIASLRQAKQQAWHNFKRNRSTTTLIQFKKLNAQFRRKIKDAKLDCFQKFTSSISASSDPKKIWADIKTLTGLPSNSQIYSLNTSHGNLLYPQYIAQEFASHFSNASSDQTFPPEYIASKRFQILQHRITPTTLSPSAKLLEADISLYELQLALSAVKGQTPGIDKISYPIIKHLPRLLLHRLIKHYNNILNTGLYPHAWKTSAIIPLLKPGKSPCEVNSYRPISLLPCLGKLTEKIIATRLTWYAHSNQLIHHNQVAFKKGQATTDALLHVDHFISNALSSKNHVSLLSLDFQKAFDRIETPVVLRQLDKWKIGPKMYNFIKSFLSNRKLSVLISNTRSSIFPLDNGTPQGPPYQSSCSL